Proteins from one Acidiphilium multivorum AIU301 genomic window:
- a CDS encoding ABC transporter ATP-binding protein: MSALLELHGVGIRFGGLRAVDRLSFTVDKGQIVALIGPNGAGKTTVFNMITGVYRPTEGSIRFEGQDITARRPHLVAAAGIMRTFQTIRLFPEMSVLENVRAGCHLRVRQQWWQGLLSLPSQRREEAELAERAHDILRRLDLDRFAHDRAVSLPYGVQRRVELARTLAADPKMIILDEPAAGLNDNESAALSETIFGIRDSGITVLLVEHDMNVVMSVADKIVVINFGQKIAEGGPDDIRNDAQVIEAYLGRDDDEEEGVS, encoded by the coding sequence ATGAGCGCGCTGCTCGAACTCCATGGGGTCGGCATCCGCTTCGGCGGGCTGCGCGCGGTCGACAGGCTCTCCTTCACCGTCGACAAGGGGCAGATCGTCGCCCTGATCGGGCCGAACGGCGCCGGCAAGACGACCGTGTTCAACATGATCACCGGCGTCTACCGGCCGACCGAGGGCAGCATCCGCTTCGAGGGCCAGGACATCACCGCCCGCCGCCCGCATCTCGTCGCCGCCGCCGGCATCATGCGGACCTTCCAGACCATCCGGCTGTTTCCCGAAATGTCGGTGCTGGAAAACGTCCGCGCCGGCTGCCATTTGCGGGTGCGCCAGCAATGGTGGCAGGGGCTGCTCAGCCTGCCGTCGCAGCGGCGGGAGGAGGCTGAACTGGCCGAGCGCGCGCACGACATCCTGCGCCGGCTCGATCTCGACCGGTTCGCGCATGACCGCGCGGTCTCGCTGCCCTACGGCGTGCAGCGCCGCGTCGAACTTGCCCGCACGCTAGCGGCCGATCCCAAGATGATCATTCTCGACGAGCCGGCCGCCGGCCTGAACGACAATGAATCGGCCGCTCTCAGCGAGACGATCTTCGGCATCCGCGACAGCGGCATCACCGTACTGCTGGTCGAGCACGACATGAACGTGGTGATGAGCGTCGCCGACAAGATCGTGGTGATCAATTTCGGCCAGAAGATCGCCGAGGGCGGGCCGGACGACATCCGCAACGACGCGCAGGTGATCGAGGCCTATCTCGGGCGCGATGACGACGAGGAGGAGGGCGTATCGTGA
- a CDS encoding branched-chain amino acid ABC transporter permease, with protein sequence MSASATRNTGIAVWILGLFLPLALNSAWVSVAAIFAIYGIVALSEDIILGRAGMFDMGHAVYFGIGAYVTAILNVTFDWPIFLTIPFAILLAAAFGALLAAPLIRLRGDYLLVASIGFNAIFVLAMQNNLFGLTGGSDGITGIGVPSLFGLPIESQSAMYWLDWVVLGIVLVLMRNLDGSEFGRALRYLKQDELAATTIGVNPRKVKTLAFAIGAGLAGLAGTLFAVQLSTVSPSSFKFTESVTLFAIVIVGGQGSIPGVLLGTALMFVLPQVFRDFAQYRYLVFGFAMILVMVLRPQGLWPRRGARA encoded by the coding sequence AGCGCCTGGGTCTCCGTCGCCGCGATCTTCGCGATCTACGGCATCGTCGCCCTGTCGGAAGACATCATTCTCGGCCGCGCCGGCATGTTCGACATGGGGCACGCCGTCTATTTCGGCATCGGCGCCTATGTCACGGCGATCCTGAACGTCACCTTCGACTGGCCGATCTTTCTCACCATCCCCTTCGCCATCCTGCTCGCCGCCGCCTTCGGCGCCCTGCTCGCCGCCCCGCTGATCCGCCTGCGCGGCGACTACCTGCTGGTCGCCAGCATCGGCTTCAACGCGATCTTCGTGCTGGCGATGCAGAACAACCTGTTCGGCCTCACCGGCGGGTCGGACGGCATCACCGGCATCGGCGTGCCCTCGCTGTTCGGCCTGCCGATCGAGAGCCAGAGCGCGATGTACTGGCTCGACTGGGTGGTGCTCGGCATCGTGCTGGTGCTGATGCGCAATCTCGACGGCTCGGAATTCGGCCGCGCGCTGCGCTATCTCAAGCAGGACGAACTCGCCGCGACGACGATCGGCGTCAATCCGCGCAAGGTGAAGACGCTCGCCTTCGCCATCGGCGCCGGGCTCGCCGGGCTCGCCGGCACGCTATTCGCGGTGCAGCTCTCCACGGTCAGCCCGTCCTCCTTCAAGTTCACCGAATCGGTGACGCTGTTCGCCATCGTCATCGTCGGCGGCCAGGGCTCGATTCCCGGCGTGCTGCTCGGCACCGCGCTGATGTTCGTGCTGCCCCAGGTCTTCCGCGACTTCGCGCAATACCGCTACCTGGTCTTCGGCTTCGCGATGATCCTGGTGATGGTGCTGCGCCCGCAGGGCCTGTGGCCGCGGCGGGGGGCGCGGGCATGA